The DNA region TTCTCGGTCTGGCCGGGTTCGCGCAGGTGGGCGTGCAGCTCGGTGAAGGCGGGGGCGACGGTGCCGCCGCGGCCGTCGAGGACGTCGCCCTGCTCGGGCAGGTTCCAGCCTTTGATCAGGCCGTCTTCGAGGGTCACGGACTCCAGGGTGTCGGAGCCGGGGCGTTTGATGTTCTTGATGGTCAGCATGTCACTCCTGGGCTTGAGGGGTGGTCAGTTCAGGGGGGGCAGGTCGCCTTCCGGCACCACGCGCACGCCCTGGGCGTCCCCGAGGACCGCGAAGCCTTCCTTGAAGGTGGCGGCCACGGTGGCCTGCCCGCGGTCGTCGGTCCTGAGGGTGCAGGACTGCACGGTGAAGACCCGGCCGGGTTTCAGGCCGAACATCGGGTCGTCGCAGGGCGTGGGGGGCAGCGCCTTCTGGCCCTGTTCGGCAAAGGCGTTCACGGCCGCCACCTGGGCGATCTGCACGTAGCGGATCGCCTGCGTCTGGATGGTCTGCTGGCGGTCGGTGTCGCTGACCTCGCCGCGTTTGCAGGCGGTGAGCAGCAGGCAGGGCAGCAGGAGCAGCAGGTGGGGTCGGGTCATGGTTCACCGAGTGTAGGGACCGGGCGCGGGCCTTTTGTGCCGGGGGGGGTTCAGTGCCGGCCGACGAGCAGGTGGTACAGCACGCTCATGCGGATCGCCTGGCCGTTTTCCACCTGAGCCAGGATGCGGCTGCGGGGGCCGTCGGCGGCGTCGCCGCTGATTTCCACGTCGCGGTTCATGGGGCCGGGGTGCAGCACGATGGCACCGGACTCGGCTTCCCCCATGAGGCGCTCGTTCACCTGGTAGGTGTCGGCGTACTCCTGCATGCTACTCAGGTACCCGGCGGTCATGCGTTCCTGCTGCAATCTCAGGGCCATGACGGCGTGCGCGCCGCGCACGGCCTCGCGGGGGTCGGTGGTCAGGGTCACGCCGGGCAGGGCGGCCAGGTCGCCGGGGAGCAGGGTGGCAGGGCCGCACAGCACGACCTGCGCGCCCAGCTTGGGCAGCAGTTCGGCGTTGCTGCGGGCCACGCGGCTGTGGCGGACGTCGCCGATGATAGCGACTTTCTTGCCGGTCAGGTCGCCGTACTCCTGGCGGATGGTGTAGGCGTCCAGCAGCGCCTGGGTGGGGTGGGCGCGGCGGCCGTCCCCGGCGTTGATGACGGGTTTGCCGCTGTAGCGGGCGATCAGGTGGGCGGCGCCGGCGGCGTGGTGGCGGACGATGTAGGCGTCCACCTTGTACTGCGTGAGAACCTCGACGGTGTCGCGCAGGCTTTCGCCCTTGCTGGCGCTGCTGCTGCCGGCGGCGAAGGTGAACACGTCGGCGCTCATGCGGCGGGCGGCGAGTTCGAAGCTGGTGCGGGTGCGGGTGCTGTTCTCGAAGAACGCCACGCACACCGTCTGGCCCTGCAGGGCCGGGACCTTCTTCACGGGCCGGTCGAGGACCTGGAGCATGGTGTCGGCGTTGTCGAGCAGCGCGCCCAGGCGTTCGGGCGTCCAGTCGTGAAAGTCGAGCAGGTGGCGGGGGCGGGCGCTGGTGGCGGGGGCCGTCATCGGATGTCCTCCAGTTCCCACAGTTCGACGATGTCGGTGCCGTCGGTTTCCTGCAGTTTCACCTTCACGACCTCGTGCTTGGCGGTGGGCAGGTTCTTGCCGACGTAGTCGGCGCGGATGGGCAGTTCGCGGTGCCCGCGGTCCACGAGCACGGCCAGCTGGATGCCTTCGGGGCGGCCCAGGTCGATCAGGGCGTCCAGGGCTGCGCGCACGGTGCGGCCGGTGTACAGCACGTCGTCCACCAGGATCACGCGGCGGTGGGCGATGTCAAAAGGCACGTTCGTCTCGCGGATGATGGGCTGGTGCGCGACCTCGCTGAGGTCGTCGCGGTACAGGGTGATGTCCAGCATGCCGCTGGGCACCTGCACGCCCTCGAGTTCGCTGAGTTTCTCGGCGAGGCGCCCGGCGAGCGGGATGCCGCGGGTGTGCACGCCGATCAGGGCGAGGTTCTCGGCGCCCTTGTTGCGTTCGATGATCTCGTGCGCGATGCGGGTCAGGCCGCGGCGGATCTCGTCGGCGGTCAGGATGGTGGCCTTGGGGGCGCGGTCGGTCATGCCCGGCCTCCGGGGGTCAGGCATGAAAAAAACGGGCCGTTCAGCGCAGGCTGACGGCGGGGGTGGGGTGTGTGCATGCGTACTCCTTCTCCTTGCCTCACGGGGCAGGCCGCCGGGGTGGCGGGCGCGACCTCACGGGATCGCTGGGAAAAAGGCGGGGCGGGGGCGCCCCTTGCCGCACAGGAGTGTAACAGGTCCGCTGCCGGAATCCCTTGCGGGTGTCTGGCCGGCCCGAGCGGCCGGGGCAGGGGCCGGTTCAGGCGGTGCAGGACCGGCGCCAGGTGCCCGGTGGGCCGTGTCCAGGCGCCGCAGCGCGAACTCGAAGCGCCCGATGTTGGCCTCCAGGAGGGAGGCCTCCAGCCGCACGGAGGCCGCGAACCGGCCGTGGGTCCAGCTGTGGTAGGGCGCGGCAGGGTTCAGGGTTTCGTACCGGGTCGCCAGGCGGTCCAGGGTCTTCTCGGTGAAGCCCAGGCACGCGCCGGCCGTGACGCCGAGCAGGCGGGCCGCGGTCTCGGCGGTCCGGTCGTCGCATATCAGGTCGGCGTGGGTGGTCAGGCCGGTGATCACGCGGGGAACGGGGTCGTGGTGGGCGTCGAAGGTGAATGTCACGGCGGGCTGGGCAGGGTCCCGGACCTCGGAGGTGGTGACGCTGTGGGTGTCGTCCAGCTGGACGGTGTCCTGGCGCCGCAGGGTGGAGGGCAGGGTGCCAGGGCGTCCGGCAGGGGGACCGGGGTGGCGGTCAGCAGCAGGGGGAGCAGGCAGCAGGCGGCGCTCACGCGGGGACGATCACACGGCCGCCGGGGCACCCAGTGACGGAATTCAGCTGCGCGCGATGGCGCGCCCGCCTACACTTAACGCGCACTAAACTTGACACACAAGCACTCAGGTTTTAGGATGCTTGCAGTTGAGCGCCGGTGTGCATGCCCGGACGCTTCCAATCCAAGGAGGTCACCCTGATGATGCGATTTGATCCCTTCCGCGAGATCGAGGAACTGTCCCAGCGCATGGACCGCGCCCTGGGCGGCACCCAGAGCGCCCGCCTGTCCCCGCCCGTGGACGTCCACGAGGACGAGACCGGTCTGGAACTCACCCTGGACCTGCCCGGCGTGCAACCGGACGCCATCCAGATCGAGGCCGAGAACAACACCCTGACCGTGCAGGCCGAACGCAAGTACGCCCGCACCGAGGGCCGCACCGCCCACCGCGTGGAACGCGCCTACGGCACCCTGGCCCGCACCTTCAGCGTGCCCGCCAAGTACGACCTCACGAAGGTCGAGGCGGACTTCGACCACGGCACCCTGACCATCCGCGTGCCCCGCAGCGAGGCCGCGCAGAAACGCGCCATCAGCGTCCGCACCGGCGGGCAGGCCACGCCGAACCGCACCGTGGATGCCGGTCAGAGCGACCAGAACAGCCAGTAACCCGCCTCTCCCCCGTCCGGCCGGATGGGGGGTGTTCGCCCGCCCGGGACCTCACCCGGGCGGGCTGCTCCATTCCGCGGGGTTGTCCGGGTCCAGCGGCAGCAGCGCCCCCTGCACCAGGTACGGCCGCGTGCCCGGCCCGCGCGACTCCTGCGCGCCCAGGCCCAGCAGCAGCTCGTCCAGCGCCGCCTGCAGCGCGCGCCCGGTCCGGCGGCAGCCACACCACGCCCACGAAATCCCCGCCGATCACCCGGGAGCGCAGGCCGGGGTCCGGCAGGAACGTCTCGGAGTGCACGTCGCCGCGCAGGTCGTCGCGGTAGATCAGCCGGGCGTGGTCCGGCAGGGTCAGCAGCGACCGGGCCGCCGCGCGGGCCCGCAGCCGGTCGAAGGCCCGGGCGTGCCGGGTGACCTGCGCTTCGAGGTCCTCGAAGGGCGTCAGGGCGAACGGGACGCGCAGCCCGGCGGGCGCGCGGTACAGGCGCATGGGCCGTCCGGCCCGCCGGACCTCGCCGGCCGGGTGCAGCAGCCCGGCCTGCAGGAACTGCCGCGCGCGGTACATCATCCGCTCGGTGCTCACGCCCAGTTCCCGGGCGGCCTGACTGACGCTGAGGGTCCGGCCGATGAAGGGCTTGAAGTGCCGCAGGGCGGCGTTGTCGCTGAGCAGCTGCGCCTGCCGGGCGGTGTGGACGTCGAACCACTCCCCGGTGAACGAACCCAAAATCGTCTGCGGCATTTCAGGTAGGGTACGCCGGACGCTGACGGCATGCCCTCCTCCCCCGCTTCCATGCCCCCCGCCGCGCCGCTGCCCGTCACCTTCTGGGCGTACCTGGGCGGCCTCACCCTGACCGGCCTGGCGTACTCGGTGGTCAGCATCGCCCTGCCCTTCGTGGTGCTGGGCCTGCACTCCGCCCACCCGGAGGGGGCGGTGGGCGCCACCGTGCTGGCCGGCAGCCTGCCGCTGTTCCTGGGCCCGCTGGTGGGCAGCCTCGCCGACCACATTCCGGCCCGGCGGCTGCTGCAGGCTGCGCCGCTGCTGCGCGCCCTGCTGGTGGCTGGCGCGGGCCTGCTCACCGTGCGGGGGGCCGTCAGTCTGGAAGCGCTGCTGGCGCTGTCGTTCCTGAACGGCCTGCTCACCACCCTGAGCGTCACCGCGGCCGGCGCCCTGCTGCCGCGGCTGGTCCCGCCCGCGCGGCTGGCCCAGGCGAACAGCCTGCAAAGCGGCGGCCTGATGGGCGCCCCCCTCGTCGGCTACGGGCTGGGCGGCGTGCTGGTGCACGCCCTCGGCGCCGGGGAGACGCTGCTGCTGGCCGCACCCTTCATCGCCTCGCTGGCCGTGGCCGCCCGGGCCCTCCCCACCCTGCCGCCCGTGGGCACCCCGGGGCGCGGCGGGCCCGGCCTGGACCTGCTCGCCGCCGCGCGCGTGATGCGCGCCTCGCCGCTGCTGCTGGGCCTGGTGGGCACCAGCTTCCTGCTGAACCTCGCCATGAACCTGATGAACGTCCGCGCGCCGCTGTTCATGCGCACCGCCGGGCGCGGCGCGGCCGACTACGCGGTGTTCGAGATGCTGATTTCCGGCGGGGTGCTGCTGGGCATCCTGCTCGTCACGCCCCTCGCGCGGCGGCTCACGCTGGACGGCGTGCTGGGCGTGAGCCGCTGGGTGCTGCCGGCCGGCACGGCGGCGCTGGCGCTGCCGCAGGTGGGCGCGTGGTGGGCGGCGGCCGCGGTGTTCGGCGTGGGCCTGGGCCTGCTGGAGGTGGCGGCCGTGACCCGCATCCAGGAGCTCATCCCGGACCACGTGCGCGGCCGGGTGATGGGCACCTTCCTGGGCGTGAACGCCGGGGGCCTGTCGCTGGGCGCGACCCTGGCCGGCTGGACCGTGCCCACCGCCGTCCTGATGACCGTGCTGAGCACCGCCCTGCTGCTGCTGGCGCTGGGCTGGCCGCTGGTGGCCCGCGCCGAGGCCCGCCGCGCCCGGCCACTTCCGACCCTGCCGCAGCCGGCCGGTGACTGAGCCTCCCTCTCTACTCGCCTTCCTGCACGGCCTTGAGCAGGTCGCCGGCGATCTCCAGCGCGGCCGGGCCCAGCGGCGCGCGCCCGGCGCCGAGCAGCACGCCCAGCTTCTCGCGGCGGGCGCTGCTCAGGTGCGGCCAGCGGGTCAGGTCCGGACGGTGCAGGCGGGCCGTCTCGTCCCGCAACAGGCGCACCGCGCCGTCGTAATACCCGCACTGGTAGGCGGCGCGGGCGCGTTTCTCCTGATCCAGCAGGCCCAGGCCGCGCGTGGCGAGCAGCACCCGGCGCGCCTCCTCCTGCCCGCCGAAGGCATACAGGTGCTCCAGGTGGTACACCGCCTTCGGGTAGCGCAGCCCGGCCGCGGCGCGCCACGCGTGCGGCAGGCGGATCTCGAACTCCGGCCACTGGTGCAGGTGCGTGAGCAGCGCCGGGTACAGCGCCCCCAGGGCGATGTCGCGGGCGTCCGCCAGGGCCAGCAGGCCCTCCTGCGGGCCGTGCCCGGGGCCGGTGTGTGCCTGCCGGGACGCCTGGATCTGCTCGCGGGCGGTGTTCAGCAGTTCGGCGCGGTGCGCGGCCAGCTGCGAGGGGTTCAGATGCCACAGGGTGCGCTGGATGCGGCCGTACCCGCCGGTGGGGTCGTACAGCACGCGGCTGGTGGCCAGCAGGGCCAGCGGGGCGTCCGTGCGGGCCACGTCCCAGTCCCGCCAGGCCTCGAGCTGCTCGTACGGGAAGCGGTGCACGGTCACGCCGGCGCGCGTGTCGGTCTGCGCGGCGCTCAGGCCGCGTTCGAAGGTCACGAAGGTGGGCACGCTGCCGGTCCACTGCTCGTCCGTGCCGTAACTGCCGGCCTGCGCCAGCGCGCGCACCTTGCGGTCGGCGGTGAGGCGCTCCACGACGCGTTCGGTGGTGGCGTGGCGGTCGGTGCGGTCGGGGGTTCGGTCGGTCATGGGACGGGTCCACCGTCCAGCATACGCAGGGGCGGGCCGGTCACACCGTTGCCGGGGCTCCTTCAGTGCCCTGCTCGCCGCGCCGGGCCAGCGGGGTGAGGCCGGCCTGCACGCGTCCGCCCACGCTGACCTGCGGCACGAACGCCTCCGGGACGTGCAGCAGGACCAGGGCGCCCTCCGGCAGGAAGGCGAGCTTCACGCCGGCCTGCACAGCGTCTCCCGGAGTCACGTACCGGCGGGCGTTCAGGGCCCGGCCCGGCGCGACCAGTGCCAGTGTGACCGGTGTGCCGTCCGGCCCCGTCAGGCGCAGGGTCAGGCGTTCGTTTTCCAGCGTGCCCCGCCCGGCCAGCAGGTTCCCGGCCGGGCCGGTCAGGGTCGCCAGTGGGCCGGCCAGCGGCACGTTCACACGGCTGCCGTGAAATGGCGCGGCCTCCACCGCCCCGGCCAGGGGGGCGGTCACGAAACGCACGTCCAGCGCGCCCACGTGCACGCCCAGCAGCCAGCCGTCCGCAAGGCCGGCGGGGGCGCCCAGCAGGTCGGCGGCGTCCAGCGGGCCGTTCAGGCCGGGCACGTCCAGGCGGCCGCCGGTCACGCGCCGCACGAACGCCACGCGCCCGTCGGCCGGGGCCAGCAGCTCACCGGGGCCGGGCCGCGCCAGCCGCACGGGGTCACGGTAGCGGTGCACCGCCCGGCCGTACGTCAGGGCGGCGCCTGCCGCGGCCAGCATCCACACCCGTCGGGGAACACGCATGGCGTGCAGTGTAGCCCTGCCCGGCGTGGCGTCAGGCGGGGTGCACGGTTTCGGTCAGCCATTCGCGGCGCAGCAGGTGCGCCTCCACGGCGGCCGGCAGCCACGGCAGGCTGTTGGCGGGCAGGGCATCCGGCGCGAACCACCCGAGTTCGCCCGTGTGCTCCAGGGCCCGGGGCTCGCCGGTCCAGGTGCGGGCCAGGAAGAAGAAGTCCACGCCGCGTGCCGGGCCTTGCCCGGCCGCGCCGGTCAGGTCGTATCTCGCCACGCCCAGGCACTCCAGGTCCTGCGGGCGGACGTGCAGCCCCACCTCCTCGCGCACCTCGCGGGCGGCGGCCTGCGCAAGGGGCTCGCCGGGCTCGACCCGTCCGCCCGGCAGGTTCCACAGGCCAGCGGCGTACCGGGTGCCCTCGCGGCGGCCGAGCAGCAACCGGCCCTGCGCGTCCTGCAGGAACGTCCAGACGACCAGCGTGAGGTCCATGCGCGGCAGCGTACCGCCCGGCGGGACGAAAGGTGCGGCCGGGGCCGCGGGGGGGCGGGCGGTGCGCTATGCTCCGCGCTGCGTCACCTGGGGTGCCCCGCGGCAGAAGTGGGGCTGAGACACACCCAAGGAACCTGAACCGGGTCATACCGGCGGAGGGAGTGTGACCGGCCCGGCCACCGTCCGGGTCAGGACCTCCCCTCTCGTGACGCGAGGGGGATTTTTCATGCGGACCATCCTGCTTTCCACCGTTCTGGCCCTCGGCGCTCAGACCGCCGCCGCCCAGACCACGCTGACCGTGATCACGCACGACAGCTTCGACCTCGACAAGAAACTCGTGGCGGCCTTCGAGAAGGCCAATAACGCCCGGGTGCGCTTCGTGAAGGGCGGGGACGCCGGGGAGCTCCTGAACCGCCTGGTGCTCACGCGCCGCGCGCCGGTCGCGGACGTGGTGTACGGCCTGGACAACAGCCTGCTCGCCCGCGCCCGGCAGATGGACCTGCTGCAGGCGTACCGCTCGCCGCTGACCGCGAAGGTCCCGGCCGCGTACCGCCTGGACGACGCGGGGCTGCTGAACACCGTGGATTACGGGTTCGTGGCCCTGAACTACGACCGCGCGGCCTTCGCGAAGACCGGCTTGCCCCTCCCGAAGTCGCTGGACGATCTGAAGAAACCCGAGTACGCGCGCCTGACCGTGGTGCCCAGCCCGGCCACGAGCAGCCCCGGCCTGGCGTTCCTGCTCGCCACCGTGAACCACTACGGCGAGGCGGGCGCCTGGGCGTGGTGGCGCGAGGCGCGCCAGGGCGGCCTGAAGGTCGTGCGCGGCTGGAGTGACGCGTACTACAAGGACTTCACCCGCGGCGGCGGGAAGTACCCCATCGTGCTCAGTTACGCCAGCAGCCCCGCCGCCGAGGTGTACTACGCCGACGGGTACAGCGCCGCGCGGCCCCCGAAGGAAAGCCCCACCGCGAACCTGCTGCTGCCGGGCAGCACCTGGCTGCAGCTGGAAGGCGTGGGCATCCTGAAGGGCGCCAAACAGCCCGCCCTGGCCCGCAAGTTCGTGGATTTCATGCTGGGCGCCGGCGTGCAGGCGGACCTGCCCACCCGCATGTGGGTGTACCCGGCGGTGGGCGGCGTGAAGCTGGACCCGGTGTTCCGGTTTGCGCAGACGCCCGCGGCGGCGAAGGTGAACGCGGCCGTGACCGCCAACCCGCAGCGGCTGGTGGACGCCTGGGTGACGGACGTCCTGCGCGCCCGCTGAGACTGGCCCCCGCGCGCATGCAGCCCGCCACGCACAGGACGGCCCGGTGACCGGGTCGCGGCTGGCCGGCTGGCTGCTGGCGCTGCCAGCCCTGCTGTTCACGGCGCTGTTCCTGGCGGTTCCGCTGGGCCGCACCCTGGCCGAAGGCGGCGTGAACCTGGGGGTGTGGCGCGACCCGTACTTCCTGGGCCGGCTGGGCTGGACGCTGGCGCAGGCGGGCGTGACGGCCCTGGCGGCGCTGCTCCTGGGCGCGCCGCTGGCGTACCTGCTGTCGCGCTATGAGGCGCCGGGCAAGGCACTGTTCCTGCGGCTGCTGCTGCTGCCCTTCGTCACGCCCACGTTGGTGGCGGTGCTGGGCCTCTCGGCGCTGCTGGGCCCGCAGGGCTGGGTCACGCGCCTGACCGGCCTGGACCTGTCGGACACGCCCGCGCTGCTGGTGCTGGGGAACCTCTTCTTTAATCTGCCGGTGATGATCCGCCTGGGGTACGGCGGGTTCTCGCGCGTGCCGCCCAGCCTGATCGGCGCGGCGCGGTCGCTGGGCGCCGGGGCCACCCGCGCCGCGCTGGACGTGGCGCTGCCGCTGGCCCTGCCGGGGCTCGCGGCAGGCGCGGTGCTGGTGTTCCTGTACTCGGCCCTGAGTTTCGGGCTGCCCCTGGCGCTGGGCGGCGAGCGGTACGCCACGCTGGAGGTCGAGATCTACACCCTGACGGCCCTGCAGCTCCGGCTGTCGGAGGCCAGCGCCCTGATCGCCGGGCAGCTGCTGCTCACCCTGGTGGCGACGTGGGTGTACACGCACCTCACGCGCGGCGGGGTGGGCGTGCCGGCCGGCGGGCTGCCCCGCGCACGCGGCGGGGCGGCGTGGGCGCTCCTGGCTCTGGGGGCCGTGACGGTCCTGGTGTGCTTCGCGCCGCTGGCGGCCGTGGTGGCCCGAGGGCTGCTCGGGTCGGCCGGCCCCACCCTTGCGTACTGGCAGGGCGTGCTGGCCGGCGAGGACACGCCCCTGCTGGTGTGGAACACCGTGCGCTTCGGGCTGATGGCGCTGCTGGGCGCCGGCATTCTGGGCGGCCTGTACGCCTGGGGCGCGTGGCTGGCGCGGTCCCGGGCGCTGGACGTGGTCTCGCTGCTGCCGCTGATGGTCTCCCCCGTCAGCCTGGCGGTGGGGTACCTGCTGGCGTACCCGGTGCTGGCGGCCACGCTGCCCCTGCTGATCGCCGCGTACGTGCTGCTGGCGCTGCCGCTGGTGATCCGCTCGGCGCTGCCGGCCCTGCGGGCGGTGCCGCCGCGGCTGCTGGAGGCCGCCCGGACGCTCGGCGCGGGCGGGTTCACCGCGCACCGGACCGTGACCTTCCCGCTGGTCCTGCCCGCCCTGCGCGGCGGGTCGGCGCTGGCGCTGGCGACCGTGCTGGGCGAGTTCGGCGCGACCCTGGTCCTGACCCGCCCGGAGTGGGCGACCCTCAGCACCGGCCTGTACGAGCGCCTGGGCCGGCCCGGCGAACGGAACCTGGGCGAGGCCTGCGCCCTGGCGACCGTGCTGCTGCTGCTGTCCGCCGCGGCGTTCACCGTGCTGGACGGCGGGGAGGGCGAGGTCACGTGAGCCCGCCCGGCCCGCGTCGTACCCTGGGCGGCATGCCGCCCGCTGACGCCCTGCACGCCGAGCACCTCAGCAAGGCGTTCGGGCCGGTGCAGGCGCTGCGGGACGTGACGCTGGGGGTGGCGCGCGGGGAGACGCTGGCGCTGCTGGGGCCGTCCGGGTGCGGGAAGAGCACCGCGCTGCGCTGCGTGGCGGGCCTGGAACGCCCGGACGCGGGCCGGGTGCGGGTCGGCGGGCGGGACGTGACCGGGGAAGCGCCGGAGGCGCGGCACCTGGGGCTGGTGTTCCAGGATTACGCGCTGTTCCCGCACCTGAGCGTGCTGGACAACGTGGCGTACGGCCCGCGGGTGCGGGGGCTGCGCCGGGCGGAGGCCGAAGCCAGAGTGCGGGAGGCGCTGGAGCTGGTGAACCTGCCGGACCTGACCGGTCGCCGGCCGGCGCAGCTGTCGGGCGGGCAGCAGCAGCGGGTGGCCCTGGCCCGCGCGCTGGCGACGCACTCGCCGCTGCTGCTGCTGGACGAGCCGCTCAGCAACCTGGACGAGCAGCTGCGCGCCGAACTGCGCGTGGACCTGCGGGCCCTGTTTCACCGCCTGGACGCGGGGGTGCTGCTGGTCACGCACGACCAGCGCGAAGCCCTGGCCCTGGCGGACCGGGTGGCGGTCATGCGCGCGGGTGAGGTCGTGCAGGTGGGCGCGGCCGCGGAGGTGTTCGCGCGGCCCGCGACGGCGTGGGTGGCGGCGTTCCTGGGCTGGGCGAACGTGCTCCCGGGGGGGCCGGGGGAGGCGCTGCTGGTGCCGGAGGACGCCGCGCAGCTGGGCGTGGGCGAGGCGTGGCCGGTCACGGCCCGGCAGGGCACCGAGGCGGGTGAGACGGTCACCGTGGCGCACGCGCTGGGCCCGCTGACACTGCACCTGAGCGCGCGGGAGGCGGCCCTCGCCGGGGGCACCCTGACCCTATGGGTGGACGAGGGCCGGGTGCAGCGCGTCCCGGACGACCGGCCAGCGTCAGCCAGCGGGGGGAGCGCGTGACGGCCTGGATTCTGGTGGGCGGGCGGCTGGTGCGCACCCCGGCGCTGGAGGCCCTGCCCCGCCCGGCGCTGGTGGTGGCCGCGGACGGCGGGGCGCGGCACGCGGCGGCGCTGGGCGTGCGGGTGGACGCCTGG from Deinococcus ficus includes:
- a CDS encoding aspartate carbamoyltransferase catalytic subunit produces the protein MTAPATSARPRHLLDFHDWTPERLGALLDNADTMLQVLDRPVKKVPALQGQTVCVAFFENSTRTRTSFELAARRMSADVFTFAAGSSSASKGESLRDTVEVLTQYKVDAYIVRHHAAGAAHLIARYSGKPVINAGDGRRAHPTQALLDAYTIRQEYGDLTGKKVAIIGDVRHSRVARSNAELLPKLGAQVVLCGPATLLPGDLAALPGVTLTTDPREAVRGAHAVMALRLQQERMTAGYLSSMQEYADTYQVNERLMGEAESGAIVLHPGPMNRDVEISGDAADGPRSRILAQVENGQAIRMSVLYHLLVGRH
- the pyrR gene encoding bifunctional pyr operon transcriptional regulator/uracil phosphoribosyltransferase PyrR, with the protein product MTDRAPKATILTADEIRRGLTRIAHEIIERNKGAENLALIGVHTRGIPLAGRLAEKLSELEGVQVPSGMLDITLYRDDLSEVAHQPIIRETNVPFDIAHRRVILVDDVLYTGRTVRAALDALIDLGRPEGIQLAVLVDRGHRELPIRADYVGKNLPTAKHEVVKVKLQETDGTDIVELWELEDIR
- a CDS encoding Hsp20/alpha crystallin family protein, whose translation is MMRFDPFREIEELSQRMDRALGGTQSARLSPPVDVHEDETGLELTLDLPGVQPDAIQIEAENNTLTVQAERKYARTEGRTAHRVERAYGTLARTFSVPAKYDLTKVEADFDHGTLTIRVPRSEAAQKRAISVRTGGQATPNRTVDAGQSDQNSQ
- a CDS encoding MFS transporter encodes the protein MPSSPASMPPAAPLPVTFWAYLGGLTLTGLAYSVVSIALPFVVLGLHSAHPEGAVGATVLAGSLPLFLGPLVGSLADHIPARRLLQAAPLLRALLVAGAGLLTVRGAVSLEALLALSFLNGLLTTLSVTAAGALLPRLVPPARLAQANSLQSGGLMGAPLVGYGLGGVLVHALGAGETLLLAAPFIASLAVAARALPTLPPVGTPGRGGPGLDLLAAARVMRASPLLLGLVGTSFLLNLAMNLMNVRAPLFMRTAGRGAADYAVFEMLISGGVLLGILLVTPLARRLTLDGVLGVSRWVLPAGTAALALPQVGAWWAAAAVFGVGLGLLEVAAVTRIQELIPDHVRGRVMGTFLGVNAGGLSLGATLAGWTVPTAVLMTVLSTALLLLALGWPLVARAEARRARPLPTLPQPAGD
- a CDS encoding phosphatidylserine decarboxylase produces the protein MRVPRRVWMLAAAGAALTYGRAVHRYRDPVRLARPGPGELLAPADGRVAFVRRVTGGRLDVPGLNGPLDAADLLGAPAGLADGWLLGVHVGALDVRFVTAPLAGAVEAAPFHGSRVNVPLAGPLATLTGPAGNLLAGRGTLENERLTLRLTGPDGTPVTLALVAPGRALNARRYVTPGDAVQAGVKLAFLPEGALVLLHVPEAFVPQVSVGGRVQAGLTPLARRGEQGTEGAPATV
- a CDS encoding NUDIX domain-containing protein; the encoded protein is MDLTLVVWTFLQDAQGRLLLGRREGTRYAAGLWNLPGGRVEPGEPLAQAAAREVREEVGLHVRPQDLECLGVARYDLTGAAGQGPARGVDFFFLARTWTGEPRALEHTGELGWFAPDALPANSLPWLPAAVEAHLLRREWLTETVHPA
- a CDS encoding thiamine ABC transporter substrate-binding protein encodes the protein MRTILLSTVLALGAQTAAAQTTLTVITHDSFDLDKKLVAAFEKANNARVRFVKGGDAGELLNRLVLTRRAPVADVVYGLDNSLLARARQMDLLQAYRSPLTAKVPAAYRLDDAGLLNTVDYGFVALNYDRAAFAKTGLPLPKSLDDLKKPEYARLTVVPSPATSSPGLAFLLATVNHYGEAGAWAWWREARQGGLKVVRGWSDAYYKDFTRGGGKYPIVLSYASSPAAEVYYADGYSAARPPKESPTANLLLPGSTWLQLEGVGILKGAKQPALARKFVDFMLGAGVQADLPTRMWVYPAVGGVKLDPVFRFAQTPAAAKVNAAVTANPQRLVDAWVTDVLRAR
- a CDS encoding ABC transporter permease produces the protein MTGSRLAGWLLALPALLFTALFLAVPLGRTLAEGGVNLGVWRDPYFLGRLGWTLAQAGVTALAALLLGAPLAYLLSRYEAPGKALFLRLLLLPFVTPTLVAVLGLSALLGPQGWVTRLTGLDLSDTPALLVLGNLFFNLPVMIRLGYGGFSRVPPSLIGAARSLGAGATRAALDVALPLALPGLAAGAVLVFLYSALSFGLPLALGGERYATLEVEIYTLTALQLRLSEASALIAGQLLLTLVATWVYTHLTRGGVGVPAGGLPRARGGAAWALLALGAVTVLVCFAPLAAVVARGLLGSAGPTLAYWQGVLAGEDTPLLVWNTVRFGLMALLGAGILGGLYAWGAWLARSRALDVVSLLPLMVSPVSLAVGYLLAYPVLAATLPLLIAAYVLLALPLVIRSALPALRAVPPRLLEAARTLGAGGFTAHRTVTFPLVLPALRGGSALALATVLGEFGATLVLTRPEWATLSTGLYERLGRPGERNLGEACALATVLLLLSAAAFTVLDGGEGEVT
- a CDS encoding ABC transporter ATP-binding protein produces the protein MPPADALHAEHLSKAFGPVQALRDVTLGVARGETLALLGPSGCGKSTALRCVAGLERPDAGRVRVGGRDVTGEAPEARHLGLVFQDYALFPHLSVLDNVAYGPRVRGLRRAEAEARVREALELVNLPDLTGRRPAQLSGGQQQRVALARALATHSPLLLLDEPLSNLDEQLRAELRVDLRALFHRLDAGVLLVTHDQREALALADRVAVMRAGEVVQVGAAAEVFARPATAWVAAFLGWANVLPGGPGEALLVPEDAAQLGVGEAWPVTARQGTEAGETVTVAHALGPLTLHLSAREAALAGGTLTLWVDEGRVQRVPDDRPASASGGSA